TAGGGTCTAGGCGAAATGTCTAGATCTATATCTTCGCTAATTTCTTTGAGCATAACAGCTTCTTCCAAGTAGTCCTGGCCAAAATCAGGGGAGATAATGGCGACATCTATATCACTGTCTTCAGTTGCTTTTCCTTTTGCATAGGAACCGTACAGGATGGCTTTTTCTACACGAACATTTTTTCCTTTTAATGCCTTTATGAAATCTTGCACGATTATTTCAACATGCTTCTTAGCCATGCCACTCCCCCCTTTGTACGCTGTAGAATTTCTTTGGTATTCTCATATGTACATTTCGCTTCTAATTCGGCCCGCTTATCTGGGTATCTAGCTTCTATATAGTATAATGAGAGACGGCGCAACAGATCCCGTGTATCCTTGCTGCACTGGGCTAAAATGTCAGCACCACCAGCTAATGAAATAAGGTCATGTTTTTTAGGTGGAGTTAAGCCAGTTTTATTAAAGAAGACCGCTTTAATAGCCTTCTCTACTGCCTGCTGACACATAAACATTGACCAAAGGTATTGCTTTCCATGCATACAGTGTTCAGCTGCTTCTAGATCATCCTCAGCTATACCTATCCAAACAGATGATTGTGCCCTCACCTGTTTATTCCCCTTTCACTCTATTTCTATACTTAGATTATACCATCTCCCCAGAGCAAAATCATTTTACTTAAATAATTATACTTTTATTGCAGCTACCCCCAACGGTGTTAGTAAGTCGGTTAAAGGAATTTCACTTTTAGCCTCTCTCAGAAACATACGTAATACTCTCGCGTTAAACTGCCTCTATTATTCAGCTTTACCATCCCCCTTCCGATAATAGTTCTTATGTATGAAAACATCCCCGCCTGGGCAACCCACGGGGCAATCAATTAATCAAACGCTTTAGTTCATTAAGTTGGTAACGCAAGTGGGGACCGTCCCCTTTTGGGAGGAATTGGAAGTACCGGATGGGCTTCCGGTTCCTCCCTCGAGCATTTCCAGGGATTCAGCGTTTTTTTGGCTTTTATCTCCTAAAGTCAGGAGCACTGGTAGGCTTGCCCTGCCAGGGTTTACCTCGGAGCAAGTTGATATTAAATCTAGAATCATATATAATACAAATATAAAAGTGGGAATACTTATAATTAACTAAACGGCGTTGTGGCCTCGACCTACCGAGGTTTTCACATAAAACCCTTAAACTGTTCGCACCAGTTTAAGGGTTTTTAATTACTAACTTCGTCTAGTCAATTGAACAACGAGGGTAATCAGGAGTATTACCGCTATAACTATCTGTATTGCATCACTTATGGTAATCATCC
This genomic interval from Desulforamulus reducens MI-1 contains the following:
- a CDS encoding nucleotidyltransferase domain-containing protein, encoding MAKKHVEIIVQDFIKALKGKNVRVEKAILYGSYAKGKATEDSDIDVAIISPDFGQDYLEEAVMLKEISEDIDLDISPRPYSLDEFKKGRRGQFLYDEIISKGKSINI
- a CDS encoding HEPN domain-containing protein yields the protein MRAQSSVWIGIAEDDLEAAEHCMHGKQYLWSMFMCQQAVEKAIKAVFFNKTGLTPPKKHDLISLAGGADILAQCSKDTRDLLRRLSLYYIEARYPDKRAELEAKCTYENTKEILQRTKGGVAWLRSMLK